From one Gemella morbillorum genomic stretch:
- a CDS encoding DUF421 domain-containing protein: protein MQLSYIDIAIKLALGLLSLVFVINVSGKGNLAPASASDQIQNYVLGGIIGGVIYNPSISILQFINILLIWVILVLTQKWLKTNNMFLKKMVDGEPTTVIKRGKINVEATRKSGLSANDLAFKLRSQGIYSIKNVKRAVIEQNGQLIVVLTGDENPKYPIITDGKVQTNSLESMDKTEEWLMSTLKEMGYKDIKNIFLAEYDKGQLHIVEY, encoded by the coding sequence ATGCAACTTTCATATATAGATATAGCAATAAAATTAGCTTTAGGATTATTATCATTAGTATTCGTAATAAATGTATCAGGAAAAGGTAACCTAGCTCCTGCATCAGCAAGTGATCAAATTCAAAACTATGTGCTAGGGGGAATAATAGGTGGTGTTATCTACAATCCAAGCATTTCAATTTTACAATTTATTAATATATTATTAATATGGGTTATATTAGTGTTAACTCAAAAATGGTTAAAAACCAATAACATGTTCTTGAAAAAAATGGTAGATGGAGAACCAACTACAGTAATAAAAAGAGGGAAAATAAACGTGGAGGCAACAAGAAAAAGTGGATTATCAGCGAATGACTTAGCGTTTAAACTCCGTAGCCAAGGTATATATAGTATAAAAAATGTAAAAAGAGCGGTAATAGAACAAAACGGTCAATTAATAGTGGTGTTAACTGGAGATGAAAATCCAAAATACCCTATAATTACAGATGGAAAAGTTCAAACCAATTCACTAGAATCTATGGATAAAACAGAAGAATGGCTAATGTCTACTTTAAAAGAAATGGGATACAAAGATATAAAAAATATCTTCTTGGCAGAATACGACAAAGGACAATTACATATAGTAGAATATTAA
- the mnmE gene encoding tRNA uridine-5-carboxymethylaminomethyl(34) synthesis GTPase MnmE, with the protein MSETICAISTALGEGAIGIVRLSGDEAFSIADKIVRLPKGRTVESLPTHTINYANIIDPKTEEKIEEIMLVKMVGPRTYTTEDVVEINCHGGIITIQKVLALCLEYGARMAEPGEFTKRAFLNGRIDLTQAEAVIDFIKSKTDEASQIANNQMQGRLSTLIKRLRAEILDILAVVEVNIDYPEYDDLEIETTKTILEKSTSIKNSLEALLETSKQGKIIKEGINTAIIGRPNVGKSSLLNNLLQENKAIVTDIAGTTRDVLEEHVNIKGVPIKLIDTAGIRETEDVVEKIGVERSKEALEKADLVLFLLNSSEELTDDDRELLKLTEGKTTIIILNKLDLETKIDIEEIEKLTYNHPIIKTSMTTYKGIDELEKNIRDLFFKGVARPKDATYLSNTRQINLIQQALVSLNEAIKAAEMGLEVDMVLIDYTNAFNLLGEVIGENSGDELINELFSRFCLGK; encoded by the coding sequence ATGAGTGAAACAATTTGTGCTATATCGACAGCTCTTGGAGAGGGTGCGATTGGGATTGTAAGGCTTAGTGGAGATGAAGCATTTAGTATTGCTGATAAAATAGTTCGTCTACCAAAAGGAAGAACAGTAGAAAGTTTACCAACGCATACGATAAATTATGCAAATATAATAGATCCAAAAACAGAAGAAAAAATAGAAGAAATTATGCTTGTAAAAATGGTTGGGCCACGAACATATACGACAGAAGATGTTGTTGAAATAAATTGTCACGGTGGAATTATAACTATTCAAAAAGTACTAGCTCTTTGTTTAGAATATGGTGCACGTATGGCAGAACCAGGAGAATTTACAAAAAGAGCATTTTTAAACGGACGTATAGATTTAACACAAGCAGAGGCTGTTATAGATTTTATTAAGAGTAAAACAGATGAAGCGAGTCAAATTGCTAATAATCAAATGCAAGGCCGCTTATCAACACTTATAAAACGTCTTAGAGCAGAAATTTTAGACATACTGGCAGTTGTAGAGGTAAATATCGATTACCCTGAGTATGATGATTTAGAGATAGAAACAACAAAGACTATTTTAGAAAAATCAACAAGTATAAAAAATAGTTTAGAAGCTTTATTAGAAACATCAAAACAAGGAAAAATAATAAAAGAAGGAATAAACACAGCTATTATCGGTCGTCCTAACGTAGGAAAAAGTTCTTTATTAAACAACTTACTTCAAGAAAACAAAGCTATAGTAACAGATATAGCAGGTACAACGCGTGATGTTTTAGAAGAACATGTAAATATAAAAGGTGTGCCGATAAAACTAATAGATACTGCGGGTATTCGTGAAACAGAAGATGTAGTTGAAAAAATAGGTGTAGAAAGAAGTAAAGAAGCGTTAGAAAAAGCAGATTTAGTCTTATTCTTATTAAACAGCAGTGAAGAACTTACAGATGATGATAGAGAATTATTAAAATTAACAGAAGGAAAAACAACTATTATTATCCTAAATAAACTTGATTTAGAAACAAAAATAGATATAGAAGAAATAGAAAAATTAACATACAACCACCCTATTATAAAAACTTCAATGACCACGTACAAAGGAATAGATGAATTAGAAAAAAATATTAGAGATTTATTTTTCAAAGGAGTAGCTCGTCCAAAAGATGCGACATATTTATCAAATACACGTCAAATAAATCTAATTCAACAAGCATTAGTTAGTCTTAATGAAGCTATAAAAGCAGCGGAAATGGGACTTGAGGTGGATATGGTCTTAATAGATTATACAAATGCATTTAATCTACTAGGAGAAGTTATCGGAGAAAACTCTGGTGATGAATTAATCAACGAGTTATTCAGTAGATTCTGTTTAGGAAAATAA
- a CDS encoding exodeoxyribonuclease III: protein MKCISFNVNGLRAIVNKNFEEDFKKLDADFFCLQETKMQEGQLDLQFDGYYSYFNYAERKGYSGTAIYTKHKPLNVNYGIGIDEHDTEGRVITLEYDKFFFITVYTPNSGSELKRLDYRMTWEEDFKNYLLELNKTKGVVVCGDLNVAHTEIDLKNPKSNTKNAGFTPEEREKFTKLLDAGFIDTFRYFNPELTGAYSWWSYRFNARKNNAGWRIDYFLTSRDLEKYLVSAKIHNSILGSDHCPVEVVLNKDLL from the coding sequence ATGAAATGTATTAGTTTTAATGTTAACGGCTTAAGAGCTATTGTTAATAAAAATTTTGAAGAAGACTTCAAAAAATTAGATGCTGACTTCTTTTGTTTGCAAGAAACAAAAATGCAAGAAGGTCAACTAGATTTGCAGTTTGATGGATATTATAGTTACTTTAATTATGCAGAGCGCAAGGGATATTCAGGAACTGCGATATATACAAAACACAAACCTTTAAATGTAAATTATGGTATAGGGATAGATGAGCATGATACAGAAGGTCGCGTAATAACATTAGAGTACGACAAATTCTTCTTTATTACAGTCTACACACCAAACTCAGGAAGTGAACTAAAAAGATTAGATTATCGTATGACGTGGGAAGAAGATTTTAAAAACTATTTACTAGAATTAAACAAAACAAAAGGTGTTGTTGTTTGTGGAGATTTAAACGTAGCACACACAGAAATAGATTTAAAAAACCCAAAATCAAACACAAAAAATGCTGGATTTACACCAGAAGAACGAGAAAAATTCACAAAACTACTTGATGCAGGTTTTATCGACACATTCAGATATTTCAATCCAGAATTAACAGGTGCATATTCTTGGTGGAGTTATCGTTTCAATGCTCGTAAAAACAACGCAGGATGGAGAATAGACTACTTTTTAACAAGTCGTGATTTAGAAAAATATCTAGTGAGTGCAAAAATTCATAACAGCATACTAGGAAGTGATCATTGTCCTGTAGAGGTTGTCTTGAATAAAGATTTATTATAA
- a CDS encoding GNAT family N-acetyltransferase gives MLRKAKSTELDEIMLIIEDGREFLRQQGINQWQHGSPDKETIEQDIKNKTSYVYEIDRNIVATAMITNYDRDYEKYPTLWSKSDNYLVIHRIATIKNKRNQGVGRQFLSAIVEFAKKENIDYIRIDTHKDNKIMRKFLSNFRFVELGEIKLTMKNNLDDKERIAYEIKV, from the coding sequence ATGTTAAGAAAAGCAAAAAGTACAGAATTAGATGAGATAATGCTAATTATAGAAGATGGTCGAGAATTTCTACGACAACAAGGGATAAATCAATGGCAACATGGTTCTCCGGATAAAGAAACAATAGAACAAGATATAAAAAATAAAACATCCTATGTTTATGAAATAGATAGAAATATAGTAGCGACAGCTATGATAACTAACTACGATAGAGATTATGAGAAATACCCCACTCTATGGTCTAAAAGTGATAACTATTTGGTAATTCATCGTATAGCGACGATAAAAAACAAACGAAATCAAGGGGTTGGTCGACAATTTTTGTCAGCTATAGTGGAGTTTGCTAAAAAAGAAAATATAGATTATATAAGAATAGACACACATAAAGATAATAAAATAATGAGAAAATTTTTAAGTAACTTTAGATTCGTTGAGTTAGGTGAAATAAAATTAACAATGAAAAATAATTTAGATGACAAAGAAAGAATAGCTTATGAAATTAAAGTATAA